A window of Plodia interpunctella isolate USDA-ARS_2022_Savannah chromosome 3, ilPloInte3.2, whole genome shotgun sequence genomic DNA:
ATTGTATGCGTTAACTAGCTGAATCTGTGAGTTGATAAACAGATACATCAAGACCGGAGCAAAAGGTAAAGAAATCGTTATTAGGGGTCGTGTAACAGGTTTCACGTTAAACTGAGACATGGCGAACGTAAAACAATACACGACGTGAGCTGCTCACAATGTTTGGAAATATGTTTACGCACCGTTTAGAGCCGCCAATGAATCCAGAGCATGTCCGTAGTACAGCAGAGCACTTAGATTGTCCACAATAATCACTGAGACTCAGGTTGATTCGTTTTGATCTCGAACGCGACGCCACCAGCTGTGGCTATGAAACGGGCCTGCGCACTCCGGTATATCGATCCCACAGCCATCCATTCACGTGGTACACTTCTGCCGCCTACATAACGACACGAACCTACGTTCGACACCAATCATCATTAGATAACGCGATATTAGCATTTGGCTCTTGAAGTTTCCACTGTTGAGTACTTCACATGGACACCAATTAGACCAgccgataaaaaatatatattcccCTTGCGTTATCATGCGCTTGTAAATATCGAATATTCAAGCGGTCACTGAATGAACTTTTGTCTTTTAAAGTATTACTTAATATGTTTGCACATATCGATTCGCAGGTATATGTTGATACTTATACCAACTTAGTTACCGAAACGTATCTAACTACTAGTTGCCGATAATCCGCATTATGTGTGATACAAAACATGTACCTAATGTAGACCCACCCACGCTGAAATTGCAAAAAAGAACGAGAGTACGGAACAGAAGTTtccaaacaaattttatttatctaactttattacaaaaaaaatgtaaatagcgGACTTAAACTAACTTATTTCAATCATTATGGAGTGAagtgaatgtttttatttttatcattttaatcattttgtGCTTTTTTTCTTCATAACTTTACAGTGCACGCCCTTCAGTCGCGGATTCACTTCTACACATTCGTTATTCAGAGCTGTTATCGCGATCCTGAATGCTAATGACGCTGTAGCTATACTATTCCCTCAACAATCGACTAGAATGAGCCGCGTTCAAAAAGATTTTgataattgtttttgtaattttaaactcagtccgaaaaaataaaacgtaaagTTTTGACCGAAATCTATAAGTATATGGgaaattccaaaaatattggttgagttgAGACCACGTCTTCCGTAGACCGGCAAAGTTCGTAAGAAACAAATTGCctggctatgccgctcccTCCCTCCTGGCCCAAGCAGAATGGGCAAACACAAGAAATACtgacttgatgtcgtcaagcaTGTTATGAGTGCCATtgatctgacaactagggatgccgacgatcGTGCGAAGTGAAGACGAAGAAGTAGGAAAACGATCCCTGGGCCCCGACGCTTAATAGCTGCGGTAGGAACCGGGTAAACGCTCAGAGAGAGATTAAGCGTAAAGAGGTAGCAACGTTCTATTTCTTAAAATCCAATGTATACCGTAGCTCCAACATCAATAACCACCGGGCCGcctacagacagacagacagttttACTTCGGTTTGAGTTTCTTGAACCAATCTAGTCTAAGTCTTTTTATTTCACCTTGAACATGCGTTAGCATTTTGGTTCAATGTACACACGTCAAATCTAACTTTTTATTTGAGGGTAGatgactatttttatttatttttttcgaaacaccaatgaaaaaatactgtgatatgaaaaaatataatcacacaatttggactcgtccaaacgctccatagtAAATGATACTataacgtgacgtcacgattacGTAATATTTTAGCGAAAAAAGCTAATTTGTTCAACTTCATCATCAGTAGTTCATCACTAATGTCATTAGTGATGATTCTTTAaaagttgtttcaaaatttatgatttttatgatgttccgagtatatttttgtaattttagaattttttgaaatggaATTTCCAACAACATTAAATCTTGGTATAACGATATAGCtccattgttacagtctatgaatcaTCACAATTAtctttaatatatctatttttaagaGTACAcatatctatatctatctgtactattattataaagaggtaatcGTGTATGGGTTTGTACGttcgaggcgggtaatctccgaaaataccgaacaaatttgaaaaattctttcacgattaaaaagttacattatccaagattgctataggctatattttatgtcaaaattcccacggaagcgaagccccgggcaacacctagttttttataatttactgaCCTTGTCTTCTACCCTATTTCCCAAAGGATTTGTGTCACTCACTTATAATGTAGGTGTATATTAACTAGTAGGTATGTGTTTCATAGTAAATAAGTATGcgttatatttttagacgTGACCTTTCACAATATTCTaatctgtaattaaatttataatgaattCACATAACTATgaacttaataaaaacaagattcGCAGCTAAGtaagtcaatttatttataatcatataaataaaaatattacaaagtgtTCGGTAgtctatacatttttacaatttacatttgtttacattgttcttaatatttttcggCCAGCATATGGAATTTATGGCCTATTTCACTACTATCCTGTCTGacataaaatcattatcaCTATGAGATACATTGTAGTCTTATTAGATCAAGTATAATATGCCACTTTATTTAGCAAGCAGTGAAACAGATTTTGCTTTTCTACTTTTCGTCTGAAAGAGAATGcacataatatattcatagaaTTTTACCCCAGCTTCGGTGCAAAttgaactttttattttattttattttatttattcaaacaacAACAGCCATTCTTACAAAAACATTGCATTATAAGTTAAACTtactaattatatctatacaaaacaaatccGGCCACAAAAGTTGTTCACAATTTCCTTAATGTAGGTCtccttaaatttaaaacaattttaactttataatagTGCTAATAAGCATCATTACATgcaaagtaaaatatacatacatatatatacacatacacatacatatatatatacatatatatacatatacatatatatatatatatatatatatatatatatatatatatatatatatatatatatatacatatacacacacacatacacacatacatatatatatatatatatatatatatatatatatgatgaataattaaactactatactatattattaatagagtacataaataaataaaactgtagcagaatattaattaacaaagttaaaataaataatatacttaaaataaagtgatttataataatataaaaaagtataaacaataaactattaaatattatagtaaggTCCCTTTGATCGCATTCAAAAAACTTCTTTTGCCTGCGATAAAGGGGTCGGTTTCCTTAAATTGCGAGTTATATTCGTCAACTAAACGAGTCAAAACAGCGTTCCTTCCATAATTGGTACGATGTGGTGGGACTGCGAAGAGATGGGTGTGCCGTGTGCGGCGAGATGGAACCCGAAATCTGAGTTGCTCCAGAAGTTCCGGGCAATCAAGGCGCCCTCGAAGCAGGTCAAACAGCAAGCCCATGTCCAATACTAAACGACGCTTCTCAAGCGTTAACAATTTGAACTCCTTGCAATTCACCCGGTATGTGCCTTTGTCAACTTTAAATTTGTAAGTTAAATGATTAAGGAATTTTCTTTGAATACTCTCTATTCTATTCTTATGTATTGCATATATCGGTGACCATATCGGACAGGCATATTCCAGAATGCTCCGAACTTATTAGCTCTTTTCACTTATATATTAGTTATCGCTTGAGAGAATAatctagatattttattaggttGGCTGTTTGTTTTGAATGCTCAAAAACCAAAATCTGAAATGTTAGGTAACATTGCCACCGGGGCAAGGTCATTTTTATGCATTCTCCTTTATTATGGCGTCTACAATATCGCCGACCGAAGAACATTGCCTAGTTTGtgtgagagcttttatttaatgcaatgaaaaacccACCAATGTATGGCGAATCCGCCAAAATACGGGGAACTTTTTCGCGACAAGTGCTCGATATTATGATCCTAACGTAGTATAAAGATCAAAAGACAGTTTACGAATTCGCCCTCGGTTTATTAATTACTcagttaaaacattttatatactaaactaATATGGAAGataaaaagttacaataaTATTCGAATGTTAATGAACATAGttgaaaaatacaacaataaaaacatatattaatattaatacacgAAAACCAGTATGGTTTTcgtgtattaatattaatatatttaacggAATTTAACAAAGTACTGAACAAAtgttataaagaaatatagcACGAAGTACtgaaaaatagatattattaaaaaaacgaaTATCTAcgatatgttacatatttcGTTCACTAGACGGCAATATAAATTTCCTATACTGATTTTACTTTTCATTCAAGTTTGCATTGTCCATTTTTAGcttaggattttttaaataactgcCATAGAATATTTCACAGAAAATAAAGATGCATCAATATGAATGAACTAATCTAACAGGTACTTATTGGTGAGGCATCGTGTGATGATCATTCCGCATCTAATTCATCTGTCTACATCGTTGCAGGCGTCTTACGACTGCACATTTATatgaacatattatatatattatatgactCAAATgggaatcttaaaaatatacgtaCACTAGGTGTGTTTGttaaaaggtaaataaaattagtttttaagacGGACAAAACTGAAAGATAGTCGAGACAACACCTATGAAGACAAGACAATCATATCGTAAAATTTACGTAGTTTCCAGCTGCCctaaaaacgaaaatttgtgtttttaatatgaaagcaagaaatttgtgatttatCACAACACAAacgaaaaatataactaaaacaattaaacttaGCACGActaaaaatattcgaaaatgGTAATTACTTCGCATCGTGAAATTTTCGCTACGAATATCACAAaattttccattattattCCGATCactcaaaaatattgacaatatgttattaaaaaagacaaataGCGTCAGCCTAATATCTAACTTCATAGGACGGACGAGGTGTAATTTTGGAGTCAGTACATCAAATTAGTCCAGTatatttcgcgtgaaagagtaacaaatatacacatatacatcctcacaaactttagcatttgCAGCATTGGCAGGATAGGATGCACATAAAtgtacaagaaaatatatagtgCGCCTCTTGTATAGCGTACAGACTATacataaagtttttcttttgctgaaagttataaaatttttatattccacCTCGTCTATACTATTTCGCTAGTCAGTAATATTTAGCTACATTTACTATCTATTATAGTAccattatataatacaacGCAAAATCCTTCAATCAAACGGTCTCATTTTTGGCAATTtaattaccatttttaaaaattctccTTATCTGtcattaacttaattttataaattattaaaaataaaccgaCAGTCTTAAAATAAAAGGCAATAAGCCAGAGCACATGCTGTATGAATACAATTTAGAAGCCACATTAACATCAACTGAAAAAcgataaattgatttatttagatCTATTTAGAGAGACTACGCAGAGGAAGTGAGATTTGTCTACCCCCAATGAAATGGGAATGACGATATATATTTAGAGAGACATCGGTAATAATATGTATCTAAGTGGCATTATAAATGTGgcttttaaattatcttaGAAGGTATCTTTAGTCGTACaataaaagtatgtataaaaatgaGTATAAGATTGCATCTAGGCATCACAACTCACTGGAATATTAACGTATTGATGGCAAACTAGGTATAATATCATTCgtttatacatattacaagGCACAGGATGATTTACACACGTGATGTTCCACTATCGAATTCTTTATCCAATATATCTCTTTCACCTTAAGGAACATTGCGAATATAACAAGATTAAATAGAGATATTGCTCAAAAAATCACCTATTTATTGATGAAACCCGACATAAATGGTCCAAAGATATAGTGTGCGCACACATACGTGCAAAATGGTTATACACATTTACGTGTACAACCTTTGCTTATAAGCAAATTAGAGCCCatacagttatttatttagagttAGAAGGCCTCGGCGGCGCGGGACGGTGCGGGCGGGGCGCGGCCTCGTACACGTCGTCGTAGCGCGGCGCAGTGTGGCCGTCCTCCCCGATCTCGCTGTAAACGTTACTCACCGTGTCGGCGACCTCGTCGTAGGCGCCGCGCGACGTCGACGCACTCGATCCGTAGAAACTACTAGAATAATTACCATACTCCACGTTCTGATACTTCATAGCGGAGTAATTCTTAGAATTCTCCATCGAGTCGCTGAAGTTCCTCAACTTCTCCCCATCCTCCTCGTACTTGGGGACGTAAATATTCTTCTCGTAGTCGTTCGTATTCTTCGTGCCGGTCGGCGTCGATAATTTCTTGTAATAATCTCTAGTTTCCAATATGAACTGTTGTTGCGCGGGATTAGCCTCGTAGTTGTTGTACACGGGTATGTCGTTGTATCGACTGTCGGTCGAAGGACGGACGTCGTCAGACGTTTGGGCGTCGCCGTATATACTACCGTTTGAGTAAATGTTATCActattaatattcttatatctgAGATTCAGTGATTCGGAAATTCTATCGTCGAGCGACAATTCCGCTAGAGCGGCGGCTACACTGGGCTCATTGACGTTCCTTTCCATAGAGAGAGCGTTAGAATTGGCGTAAGTCGTATTAGGTATAGCACCGTAATGAGAATTGTTAAGAAGCGGCGAGTTGTTTTTGAtcatattgttgtatatttgtGTCGTGTGTGAGCTGGTAGACGCGTGGAGATTGTCTGTGGAGTATCTATGAgattcttgtttattttgaattatatcCGTTGTTTGTATATCGTAAATAGGTCTCGCAGTGGCCTGGCCGGCCGCAGGCCAGAATTGTGTGGTGTCGAAGGGGTCCGGCTGTGGAGTCAAGGTGTTGGGCATAGACAAATTATCTACAGACTTAGCACCATAGAGTTTGGAGTGGCTCTGGCTGTGTTGCGAGTTGAGGCTGTAAGACGGAAGGCTCTCTATGCTAGGGTCTCCCCAGTCTGGCTCGAGATCTGCAATAGACatatcaatttgtgtgataTTGATGActagataatatttataaagacgatttttacaactacctaccgccatctagtgaaaCGGAAGATATTATAACTTATAGCGATCcctgtctaaacgtaatattatataacagttAACTACTGAACTGGGTAAACCATAATTACATaaggatatttaaataactaaacacaataattaaatgtcttATTGATCACTTTTATTAATTGCGTAATTTACtcttttttattctcattGGACTCCAaaaatcgtgacgtcataatacattactgtcatacaagctaatgtattgttttttgtttttgaaattagaaaaaaGCATCTGATTTGACTAGGTGGAAAATcgccaattgaaaaatataactcACTGATTTCGGGCACGTCGATTGGTTCGTCCAGTATGGACACGTTGTGGACGGAGGCCGAGGCCGGGGCGTCGCGAGTGCACGGCGGCAAGTCCAGGTCGATCAACAGGTCCTCTTTCACTGGAAAtcagaatgtttttttttttgtaacatacTTTGTCTTTATACAGTAGAAACTAGAGAACTAGAGGGCGCGGTGTGTTCTTGGCTGGTAACACTGGATATTTGTCAaacaatcttgaccattccatttggtattgcaaatagcaaaaaaaatgtggttTGATAAACTCTTTATAGACTGTActgagattattttttatttgcatatgcAAATCAGACATTTCATTGGAAGACTAGCCTTCAACTTGGCAACATTCACCTTGGCTTAAACTCTTCGAATAAGCATCCCTCGTAGACCTGGAGGTCCTTTCGGCAGCCTTTAGCGTCCTATCATTGATAAGCTTGttataattgaaatgtttGCTGCCCGTGTTCCCGGCACGGGTGGACGGGGGTTGCGTGGACTCTATGGTGCGTCGTTTGCGCAGGACCACAGCGTCTGTGATGCCGTTGGATGACGTTGGACGAGCTGGGCTGGATGAGGTTGATTGGAGGGAAGctagaaaaataatagatagatagatagatgaaCTCTGCACCATTTACAGAAGAAACGTGTTATAACTAggtattcaaataataaacgGATTTATCGCAAAAGCATTTTCTTCCAGCCCACTTTTGGGTGGAAAGAGTAAAAGTGAAACGTGTGGATGcagtaaaataatagtaatcaGCGCcagaaactaaaataataaatagaataaccACTTGAACTATCACTACTATTTGAGAActaacatacaaattttacgCAGTCGGCAAACAGTTTGCTGAACTATTGCAGGCTTATGGTCGTGCGGTCCTAGGTTcacaatatttgtttcaggTGCAATCGAGaacttaaaaaagttaaaacattttacaaagtaTTATCGCGATAATctctatgtatataaaaaataatgaccgTGAAGTCATAAAAATGAGACAGCTAGTataaactgtaaaataaattaaataatattgaggCGTGTGCATATCATTaagcaaacaaacaatttaacaACACACCCAAGCTGTACATCCAAATAATGAAGGTACAGAATGTTAGTCCTAtcctaattattaatttttaaataaacttgcaACCAGAAAACTAGTACTTTAAAAGGGGTACTTCTGTGCCCTCGTTATGTCCATCGTCGATATGTTTTTCTGGGCGCATTTTCCACAACTCCCATTAGTCACAACCCGCGACCGTGATAATATGGCGTTACTCATAGATTAGCGATTTCCAATGCTAACTGATAGATTGACGTATTGAAAACCAGTCCTGCActgaatataaatatggtaCTTGTTAAGTGCAATAGCTATACACAGCTATAAGACTAATGCGAACAGCATGGTgaaaatacatcaaaatatttttttcataataaacttCTTTTTGTATAATACATTGATTTGTACTTTTGACCTTTAGTAGAATTAAACAGGAAGTCGACACTTGTAATGTCTTTTTCTGTACTAACTCTAAACGTAATGGATTTTAAAGGAatgcttaatttaaaaaattacatacatatgtagTTTTACGATAGTTTCTGATTGTCTACTCCATTACCTTATGTCACAACTATTTTCTCACTATTGTAACTCAGGACAGTGCGTTTCAGTGATCAACTCTAGTTATTTATgatgctttaatttttatgggCCTTTATTTGGGGGTCCTTTGCTAACCATATCTCCAcgtatatttaggtattttattgttgcttTTAATTGTAtacttttaatacataatttgtaGTTTGATGTAACTGTTAATATCACGTATAAGGTACTTGCTAATGAAAACATGGAAATCAATTTCACTTTCATTAGTGAAAACAAAAGCTGTGAGCAACAGCGCACCATATACGATACGGTTCGGTCACATTCGCATAATCTAAATGAGGTATTGTAATAACGTAATAGTAATCGTAACAAACACATGAGGttcgttttaaatttaaatgacttGACTGTTTTTAGCTAATGTTTCACTATTTGTCACTAATACAGTCAACAAAACATCACATGTCCAATCCAActcaaaatcaatttaaaatcgcCAATATTAGACGGATTTGAAATTCGGCATtcagaaatatgaaataactAATATACAACTTCGatcattttacttattatgtcgaaatttttataatacgttTGATGAATTTCACATTCTCGCGGTAAATCcaatgaaagaaaacatcatgaAGAAATAACTCTTGTTAATGTTTTACCAGACATTGTGTGTAATAGAGAAAGCAAGTCAATTAACATTGCCCAGGAAGTCgtgtgtgttacattccacataataGCCACgactaaaaaaataacgtgTAACCGATATTGAGATTCAAGACCTAAGtaggatattaaaatattattgcaaaatTACCTTTTCGCACTGGAGACAGAGTTTGAGACTTCTTTGCTAATGCTCCATGCTTGATCTTAGTCGTAGACACTAAAGTGCTGAAAGAAAAAAGTCAACAAAACTATTAGTTCATGGTTATAAGGCCAACGCACACTACACTCCACGGAAAGGATTATCTGAGAACAATGAAATAGGAACTCTATTACTATTGACATACAGTGCGAAATTGTTTACCGCATAGGAAATCAGCCATGTACGTCGAAATCGAACTGTTGACTATAGTATGGAGCGTTAGATGTGTTCACAAGAATTAAGtggatagtttttttttttgtaccttGGAAACAGCCCCACTTCAAGGCTCCTTTGGTTCTGGCCCTTCCACCAGTGGAGCTCGGGCCGCTTGTCTATGAGCACGATGCCGTCGCCTGCTTCGATCGTCATCTGTCCTTGTCTCTTGTAGCTGCCATAGAGAATCATTGATTTAATAACGACCGTAGACAATTGGTCATAAACGTACGTAACGGTCATTGAGAAGTGTTATGTAGTTAGCAACAACACTAGTGATTGTATTTCCTCAattcaatattgtttatattggAGTACTTATTCATAT
This region includes:
- the Ack gene encoding activated Cdc42 kinase Ack — encoded protein: MDSGTDWLCEILQNVQLEQFYLPIRDQLQITRLAHFDYVHAEDLERIGISKPGVRRLFDAVRKKKLQLWNRKFWNKLFGSSSSSIAREKTDIALKQTPPTDSRNTCIILEKDIILHNELGNGSFGVVKKGEWVVSSQPQQTIPVAVKVLKADAFSQPGIYDDFRREVEAMHSLKHINLIKLHGVVFHPLMMVCELAPMGALLDYIRAQNGKVSLNFILKWSTQVAAGMAHLEKNRFLHRDLACRNILLSTLDLVKIGDFGLMRALPDADDCYVMSERRRVPFPWCAPESLRTRQFSHASDVWMFAVALWEMYTFGEEPWMGLNGSEILRLIMREGQRLTAPNACPPDVYMLMMQCWDLNPKERPTFAGILRYMETNQFETAVAALSYKRQGQMTIEAGDGIVLIDKRPELHWWKGQNQRSLEVGLFPSTLVSTTKIKHGALAKKSQTLSPVRKASLQSTSSSPARPTSSNGITDAVVLRKRRTIESTQPPSTRAGNTGSKHFNYNKLINDRTLKAAERTSRSTRDAYSKSLSQVKEDLLIDLDLPPCTRDAPASASVHNVSILDEPIDVPEINLEPDWGDPSIESLPSYSLNSQHSQSHSKLYGAKSVDNLSMPNTLTPQPDPFDTTQFWPAAGQATARPIYDIQTTDIIQNKQESHRYSTDNLHASTSSHTTQIYNNMIKNNSPLLNNSHYGAIPNTTYANSNALSMERNVNEPSVAAALAELSLDDRISESLNLRYKNINSDNIYSNGSIYGDAQTSDDVRPSTDSRYNDIPVYNNYEANPAQQQFILETRDYYKKLSTPTGTKNTNDYEKNIYVPKYEEDGEKLRNFSDSMENSKNYSAMKYQNVEYGNYSSSFYGSSASTSRGAYDEVADTVSNVYSEIGEDGHTAPRYDDVYEAAPRPHRPAPPRPSNSK